In Thermococcus chitonophagus, the genomic stretch CACTCTTCTGCATTCCATCCGCTACAGCAGATAAAATAGCTAAATATACCCTGGACATGGTAACTTCCTCTTCCCTAAAAGCTTCTCCGACGATCTCTTCAACTATAGCCCCAGAACTTGCCAAGTATTCTGCAAGGAATTTCCTCAACGGCGGCCTGTATATCGGGACTAAAATGGGCTCCCTCAAGTACGTCGTTGCTTCGATTAACTCTTTTCCATTAACATCCTTTTCAAGTTCAACAAGCAATTCCCTCTCATCAATTAAGCCAACTTTAATTGGCTCTGCTATTCCAAGCAGAGGGCTTTCCTTTCGGGCAATGAGCCTAGTTGCGAGCCAGAGCGTTGACGTTATGAGTATAAGGTCTCTAGTGCCGGAATATGCATGAAGGAAGTCAAGGAATTCATCTGGCAGTCTGTGAAATTCATCTATAACGATCCTTTTGCTTTCTCTTAAATCCTGAAGCAGGCCACTAATGAATTCTTGATAAGTCATAGAGGTTGCATCTTGCTTGTCAAAAACACTCCCATCCCTTTTTACGAAATAAGACTTGTCCCATTTTGTGAATTTCTCAACCAAGAACGTTTTTCCAGTCTTTCTCCGCCCATATACCATCTTCCATCCAGGGGATTTTAATGTCTCAACCTCGATTCTCCTGGGAATTATTCTAAGCAGAATTATATAAAAAAGGTTATGCTCAAAAAACTCAAAGATATCCAAGCCTGTATGCAAGTTCAGCGTTTAAAACTGAGCCTCCAGCGGCTCCCCTGACAAGGTTGTGCCCTAGGACAACGTATTTAACTCCACCACTTATCTCCTCAAGCCTTCCCACGGTCACCGTGAGCCCTTTTCCGCGATCCCTGTGAAGTCTAGGTTGAGGAACTTCTGTGTAAACTATGGGCTTCTCGTAAGAGGGCAGGTCCAAATCCTTTAGAGGATCAAACTCCTCAAACGCCCTCCTAATTTCCTCGACATCTGGATTCTCAAGCTCAACAAAAACTGCCTCCGTGTGTCCGTGTATTACGGGAACTCTCGTTGCTATTGCAGAGATATCAAAATCTGCGAACTCTATCTTATCATCCCTGAGTGTTCCCAGGATCTTCCTGCTTTCGTTCTCTATCTTCCACTCCTCCCCGCTTATGAACGGAATTACGTTATCGTGGATGGCATAGGCAGAAAGACCAGAGAAACCAGCGCCGCTGATTGCCTGCATTGTGGCTACCCTAACCTTCTTTATGCCAAAACTCCTCAACGCCGCCAGTGATACAGTTAGGATGGCCGTTGAGCAGTTTGGGTTAGTGACTATAAATCCTTTCCAGTCCCTCTTTTCCTTTTGAACCTTTATGAGTTCTAGGTGCTCTTTGTTGACTTCTGGTACTAGAATTGGCACATCTTCATCATAACGATGGGCTCTTGCGTTGGTAAACACTGGAATTTCCTTGGCGAGCTTTTCCTCAACATCCCTCGATATTGAAGCAGGCAAAGCATTAAACACCAAGTCAACCTCAGGATCCTCAAGGAATTCTGTTAGGCTCGCAACAACGTAATCCTTGAACTCCTCAGGGGCATCTTCAACTAATTCACCGTACTTCTTTCCAGCTGATCTTTCCGAGGCAACTAGCTTCTCAACCCTGAACCATGGATGACCCTCGAGGAGCTTAACGAACGTTCTTCCCACCAATCCCGTTGCTCCTAAAACTGCGACCTTCATTCCATCACCCTCCTAAACGCTTCTAGGGTTGGCTCTATAGGCTCAGGTAGCTTGAAGTTGTTTACAACTATGTTTGGATCTTTCAATCCGTGACCCGTAGTTATTAGCACGTAGCTTTCGCTCCTATCTATGGCACCCTCACGCAGGAGCTTTATCAGACCGGCCAGGGATGCTGCCGAAGCTGGCTCCACGAAAAGCCCTTCTTTAGAGGCCAAAATCCTCTGGGCTTCAAGTATCTCTTCGTCGGTAACGCTCTCGAACAGTCCTCCTGACTCCTTTACAGCATTCCAAGCCTTGGGCCAGTTCGCGGGGTTTCCTATCCTTATTGCTGTTGCAACAGTTTCGGGCTTCTCCTCCGGCTTGAACTCTCTGCCCTCTTTCCAGGCCTTTGCTAGAGGAGAGGCACCTTCCGCCTGAATTCCAATCATCCTGGGGAGCTCATTTATTACCCCTGCCTCGTAGAGCTCCTTAAAGCCCTTCCAGATTGCCGAAATGTTGCCGGCGTTTCCTACAGGCACCACAACATTATCCGGAACCCTCTGGAGCTGATCGTAGATCTCGTAGGCTATTGTCTTCTGCCCTTCAAGTCTGAACGGATTTATTGAGTTCAGCATGTAAACTCCAAGCTCCCTGCTTGCCTCAACCACAACCCTAAGTGCATCATCAAAGTTCCCGTTAACGGGAACTACTTGGGCTCCGTAGATTATGGCCTGAGCGAGTTTTCCTAGGGCAATCTTACCGCTCGGAACTAAAACATAGGCTTTTATTCCAGCCTTTGCAGCGTATGCCGCTAGAGAGGCTGAAGTGTTGCCCGTTGAGGCACATATGACCTTATCCATGCCAAGCTCTAGCGCTTTTGAAACACCGACGGTCATTCCCCTATCTTTAAATGAACCCGTTGGATTTGCGCCCTCGTTTTTAGCGTACAGCTCCCTAACCTCGAGTTCCTCTTCCAAATTCTCCAGCCTATAAAGGGGAGTTCCACCCTCATTTAAGGAAACTCTCTTCTTAACGGGAAGCCAGCTCTCATATTTCCACAGCGTTATATTCTTCCCATCGAATATCTTAGTATCAACCTTATCGAGATCAATAACCACTTCCAACAATCCACCACAGTCACAGCGGTACCTTATTTCATCCTCAGGATAAATTCTCCCGCACTTAATACACCTCAGAACCATTTTGCACCCCTTCCTGTCTTAGTTACCCAATATTCAGCCCTAATCCCCATTTCCTCAAAAGCCTCTCCCATGGCCTTTGCAACTTCCCTTAAGTTCTCCCCTACAGCGAACATCGCCGGACCAGATCCGGAAACCGTTACACCGTACGCCCCAGCGTTCAGTGCGGCCTCCCTAACTTTGTCAAACCACGGCATAAGCTTCTTTCTGTAAGGCAGAGCTAATCTGTCATCCAGTAGCCTTCCGATGGTCTCTATATCCTCCTCTCTCAGGGCCAGGACAAGGCTAGATGCCATTGCAAGATTTTTAACTGCATCCTTTAAGGGTACTTTCTCAGGGAGGACTTTTCTGGCCTCACTGGTTGGAACTTCAACCTCTGGAAGAACCACCGCTACTTTGAGTTCTACATCTATCCTGTGAACTCTGAGGGGGCTTATCGATTCTATGATCGTGAAGCCACCATAGTAGGAGGGTATAACGTTGTCACCATGGGGACTTCCTGAAGCCGCCCTCTCCCCTTCCAGTGCTGCCCGGATTATGAGCTCATCATCCTCAACTCCTAGAACCTTCGCAGCAGCAACGGCACCTGCAAGTGAGGATGCTCCAGAGCTCCCGAGACCGCTTTTTGGTCTTATTCCTTTCTTGAGCTTCATGTAAACACCGCCTTCCTCGCCTAAAAGTTTGAAGAGGGCCTTAGCAGCCACCACTGCAACGTTGCTACCATCAGCAGGAACCTTGTGTCCTATGACCTCTATCCGGAAATTATCGCACTCCTTTACGACAACTTCATCTCCAGGTTTCTCTATTGCCATCCCGAACACGTCAAATCCTGGCCCAAAGTTCGCTATAGTTGCCGGAGCGTAGACTTTCATTCTCAACCACCATCCTGTG encodes the following:
- a CDS encoding ATP-binding protein, yielding MDIFEFFEHNLFYIILLRIIPRRIEVETLKSPGWKMVYGRRKTGKTFLVEKFTKWDKSYFVKRDGSVFDKQDATSMTYQEFISGLLQDLRESKRIVIDEFHRLPDEFLDFLHAYSGTRDLILITSTLWLATRLIARKESPLLGIAEPIKVGLIDERELLVELEKDVNGKELIEATTYLREPILVPIYRPPLRKFLAEYLASSGAIVEEIVGEAFREEEVTMSRVYLAILSAVADGMQKSGEIASVLINKGLIESLSAVQKYLKILTAMGFLEKIPIYGKKRFRYRISSPLLDLHFYLEEKYSYTELETPV
- the thrC gene encoding threonine synthase, which encodes MVLRCIKCGRIYPEDEIRYRCDCGGLLEVVIDLDKVDTKIFDGKNITLWKYESWLPVKKRVSLNEGGTPLYRLENLEEELEVRELYAKNEGANPTGSFKDRGMTVGVSKALELGMDKVICASTGNTSASLAAYAAKAGIKAYVLVPSGKIALGKLAQAIIYGAQVVPVNGNFDDALRVVVEASRELGVYMLNSINPFRLEGQKTIAYEIYDQLQRVPDNVVVPVGNAGNISAIWKGFKELYEAGVINELPRMIGIQAEGASPLAKAWKEGREFKPEEKPETVATAIRIGNPANWPKAWNAVKESGGLFESVTDEEILEAQRILASKEGLFVEPASAASLAGLIKLLREGAIDRSESYVLITTGHGLKDPNIVVNNFKLPEPIEPTLEAFRRVME
- the asd gene encoding aspartate-semialdehyde dehydrogenase — encoded protein: MKVAVLGATGLVGRTFVKLLEGHPWFRVEKLVASERSAGKKYGELVEDAPEEFKDYVVASLTEFLEDPEVDLVFNALPASISRDVEEKLAKEIPVFTNARAHRYDEDVPILVPEVNKEHLELIKVQKEKRDWKGFIVTNPNCSTAILTVSLAALRSFGIKKVRVATMQAISGAGFSGLSAYAIHDNVIPFISGEEWKIENESRKILGTLRDDKIEFADFDISAIATRVPVIHGHTEAVFVELENPDVEEIRRAFEEFDPLKDLDLPSYEKPIVYTEVPQPRLHRDRGKGLTVTVGRLEEISGGVKYVVLGHNLVRGAAGGSVLNAELAYRLGYL
- a CDS encoding homoserine kinase, translated to MKVYAPATIANFGPGFDVFGMAIEKPGDEVVVKECDNFRIEVIGHKVPADGSNVAVVAAKALFKLLGEEGGVYMKLKKGIRPKSGLGSSGASSLAGAVAAAKVLGVEDDELIIRAALEGERAASGSPHGDNVIPSYYGGFTIIESISPLRVHRIDVELKVAVVLPEVEVPTSEARKVLPEKVPLKDAVKNLAMASSLVLALREEDIETIGRLLDDRLALPYRKKLMPWFDKVREAALNAGAYGVTVSGSGPAMFAVGENLREVAKAMGEAFEEMGIRAEYWVTKTGRGAKWF